A single Mustela lutreola isolate mMusLut2 chromosome X, mMusLut2.pri, whole genome shotgun sequence DNA region contains:
- the LOC131821971 gene encoding adenosine 5'-monophosphoramidase HINT1-like, translating into MADEIAKAQAARPGGDTIFGKIIRKEIPAKIIFEDDQCLAFHDISPQAPTHFLVIPKKHISQISVAEDDDESLLGHLMIVGKKCAADLGLKKGYRMVVNEGSDGGQSVYHVHLHVLGGWQMNWPPG; encoded by the coding sequence ATGGCAGATGAGATCGCCAAGGCTCAGGCCGCGCGGCCTGGTGGCGACACAATCTTCGGGAAGATCATTCGCAAGGAAATCCCAGCCAAAATCATTTTTGAGGATGACCAGTGTCTTGCTTTCCATGACATTTCCCCTCAAGCACCAACTCATTTTCTGGTGATACCCAAGAAACATATATCCCAGATTTCTGTAGCAGAAGATGATGATGAAAGTCTTCTTGGACATTTAATGATTGTTGGCAAGAAATGTGCTGCTGATTTGGGCCTGAAGAAGGGTTATCGAATGGTGGTGAATGAAGGTTCAGATGGGGGACAGTCTGTCTATCATGTTCATCTCCATGTTCTTGGAGGTTGGCAGATGAATTGGCCTCCTGGTTAA